A single Lactuca sativa cultivar Salinas chromosome 8, Lsat_Salinas_v11, whole genome shotgun sequence DNA region contains:
- the LOC111906138 gene encoding zinc finger CCCH domain-containing protein 39-like has protein sequence MSQHPVNQGTTNIFYKTRICHKFLEGNCGNGHNCTFAHGPKDLREPPPNWLELVKDKGGRDLNDEQRIIYEMKICHEFAKTGECSYGEKCNFLHESPIKFKDQITERTTGDFVIKIQTMVECGQPNGSHIIKVSTASSDHNDKFLKNRICSKWETTGLCALGDKCHFAHGIKGIHPFVHLFLVDLYTY, from the coding sequence ATGAGTCAACACCCTGTGAATCAAGGAACCACCAACATATTCTACAAGACCCGGATTTGTCACAAGTTTCTAGAAGGAAACTGTGGAAATGGTCACAATTGTACTTTTGCTCATGGCCCTAAAGATTTACGTGAACCCCCACCAAATTGGCTAGAACTAGTGAAGGATAAAGGTGGACGAGATTTGAATGATGAGCAAAGAATCATATACGAGATGAAGATATGTCACGAGTTTGCTAAAACGGGTGAATGCTCTTATGGAGAAAAATGTAATTTTCTCCATGAAAGTCCCATAAAATTCAAGGATCAAATTACAGAAAGAACAACTGGGGATTTTGTGATCAAGATTCAGACTATGGTTGAATGTGGTCAACCCAATGGCAGTCATATTATCAAAGTTAGTACTGCTAGCAGTGATCATAATGATAAGTTTTTGAAAAATCGAATTTGTAGCAAATGGGAAACAACGGGGCTGTGTGCACTTGGAGATAAATGTCACTTTGCTCATGGGATTAAAGGTATACATCCATTTGTCCATCTGTTTTTAGTTGATTTATATACATACTAG